One Ananas comosus cultivar F153 linkage group 1, ASM154086v1, whole genome shotgun sequence DNA window includes the following coding sequences:
- the LOC109707754 gene encoding kinesin-like protein KIN-12G, protein MEPVRSRVRFQEAAEESEPENFASEKEAGAATSSAPAAAASASASAAAAGIVPLRFELQEDPSFWKDNNIQVVIRIRPLSSSEVTLQGHNRCVRQENCQTLTWIGHPESRFTFDLVADEHVSQEKLFKVAGVPMVENCVAGYNSCMFAYGQTGSGKTHTMLGDIEGGTRRHSVNCGMTPRVFEYLFSRIQREREARRDEKLRFTCKCSFLEIYNEQILDLLDPTSVNLQIREDARKGVYVENLTEYEVSSARDVMQQLIQGAANRKVAATNMNRASSRSHSVFTCVIESKWELQGISHHRFARINLVDLAGSERQKSSGAEGERLKEATNINKSLSTLGLVIMNLVGVSNKKSFHVPYRDSKLTFLLQDSLGGNSKTIIIANISPSNCCALETLSTLKFAQRAKFIRNNAIVNEDASGDILSMRLQIQQLKKEVNRLQGLVNGSSEKLENDSFSGAPSESPASFKCDGSRGSFSPLTFDKRLSQRKEYEAALVASFKREQDKEATLKAMAAGKQAAEQLAAQRTEEIKSLKMRLRFREEGIRRLQSVASGKLSAEAHLLQEKEELLKEIELLRNQVDRNPEVTRFALENLQLKEELRRLQGFVEEGERERMNEQITVLQDKLLEALDWKLMHEKDQDVVQDLSLSWESSGNEENEFLHLQAIQNQREIEALRKNLNFCLEAKEKLERRVDELVEQLEVNINSHPMNEDTQVMQLPAPKDSDIHDLPDAQMELKTMVDAIASASQREAEAHETAISLAKENEDLRSQLKVLIEDNKRLVDLYENAVAGGATIHPGNLCQSEIGEEQDNSLSCYTEHKNSSHDNFSCTKDAENLELQLQEMHEENEKLMGLYEKAMQERDEFKRMVHELNTCHNKEEMLFPEKQMELDEKGCSVKKSEKNIEVHAAYTELSREVLHLVRTKLKQVQHKVVATEEAVQYFELLESATKVIDGLSADVHVMQQDVQLKQQFVMDLKLVLLQMQERKTIADNKYLALKSALNSFSLKAHQWEEREAQARAGVDSYIRSLEQKKEELRYLQACKNELFTACAAALQSESDLRNKVDGLKQKLRDAEARKKENERVLFAIDNVAAPKSSSLNFVKASELLKSEEERTKLLTEMKQSREQLVTVRKETAGLMSKSEALDAQIGSLEAGIKSSSISLQEAELEYQQVVREMKMFSEMVEDGRAEFGSLFIDFQDCIFQVDLKEEEIRMCEEYVQQGMRSLDELHAKLNLAMQRLNQLCFA, encoded by the exons GTTGTCATTCGGATACGACCTCTCAGCAGTTCTGAGGTAACACTCCAGGGACACAACCGATGTGTCAGACAGGAGAACTGTCAAACTCTTACTTGGATTGGACATCCAGAGTCACGATTTACCTTTGATCTTGTTGCTGATGAGCATGTCAGCCAG GAAAAGCTGTTCAAAGTGGCTGGTGTGCCAATGGTAGAAAACTGTGTGGCAGGTTACAATAGCTGTATGTTTGCATATGGTCAG aCTGGTAGTGGAAAGACACATACAATGTTAGGTGATATTGAAGGTGGAACGCGTAGGCATAGTGTTAACTGTGGGATGACACCTCGAGTATTTGAATACCTTTTCTCAAGAATTCAGAGG GAAAGAGAGGCTcgaagagatgaaaagttgCGATTTACTTGTAAATGTTCATTTCTAGAAATATACAATGAGCAAATTTTAGATCTACTGGATCCAACTTCTGTTAATTTGCAG ATAAGAGAAGATGCAAGGAAAGGTGTGTATGTGGAGAATCTCACAGAATATGAGGTTTCAAGTGCTCGAGATGTTATGCAACAACTGATCCAG GGAGCAGCAAATAGAAAGGTGGCCGCAACAAATATGAATAGAGCAAGTAGCCGTTCTCATAGTGTCTTTACTTGCGTCATTGAGAGTAAG TGGGAATTACAAGGAATTTCCCATCATAGGTTTGCGCGGATTAATCTCGTAGACCTTGCAGGTTCAGAGAG GCAGAAGAGCTCAGGTGCTGAAGGGGAACGCCTTAAGGAAGCAACCAACATCAACAAGTCACTTTCAACATTAGG ACTTGTGATCATGAATCTTGTCGGTGTTTCCAATAAGAAGTCATTCCATGTACCTTATCGAGATTCAAAACTGACCTTTCTTCTTCAG gACTCACTAGGAGGGAACTCAAAAACTATTATCATTGCAAATATTAGCCCATCTAATTG TTGTGCATTGGAGACACTAAGCACATTGAAATTTGCGCAACGTGCTAAGTTCATTAGGAACAAT GCCATAGTAAATGAGGATGCTTCTGGTGATATTCTTAGCATGCGTCTACAGATTCAGCAGTTAAAG AAAGAGGTGAATCGCTTACAAGGATTAGTCAATGGCAGCTCTGAGAAATTGGAAAATGATAGCTTTAGTGGAGCTCCTTCTGAATCACCTGCATCTTTCAAATGTGATGGGAGTCGGGGATCATTTAGTCCACTAACATTTGATAAAAGGTTATCACAG AGGAAAGAGTATGAAGCTGCACTGGTTGCATCTTTTAAAAGGGAGCAAGATAAAGAAGCCACATTGAAGGCAATGGCTGCTGGGAAGCAGGCCGCAGAGCAGCTG GCTGCTCAAAGAACAGAAGagataaaaagtttaaaaatgagACTCCGGTTCCGTGAAGAAGGAATTAGAAGGTTGCAGTCAGTTGCTTCAGGGAAATTATCAGCTGAAGCACACCTTTTGCAAGAGAAGGAGGAGCTTCTGAAGGAAATAGAACTTCTCCGTAACCAGGTTGATCGTAATCCAGAAGTTACTAGATTTGCTCTGGAAAATTTGCAGTTAAAAGAAGAGCTTAGAAG ATTGCAGGGATTTGTTGAGGAAGGTGAGAGAGAAAGGATGAACGAACAGATAACTGTTTTGCAAGACAAG TTATTAGAAGCATTGGACTGGAAACTTATGCATGAGAAGGATCAAGATGTCGTTCAG GATCTCTCCTTATCTTGGGAATCTTCTGGAAATGAAGAAAATGAGTTTCTTCATTTGCAG GCGATTCAAAACCAAAGGGAAATTGAAGCACTTcggaagaatttaaatttctgcCTCGAAGCGAAAGAAAAGCTGGAAAG GCGGGTGGATGAGCTAGTAGAGCAGTTGGAAGTGAATATAAACTCTCATCCTATGAATGAAGATACACAGGTGATGCAACTACCTGCCCCAAAAGATTCAGATATACATGATTTACCAGATGCTCAGATGGAACTTAAGACAATGGTTGATGCAATTGCCTCTGCGAGTCAAAGAGAAGCAGAAGCTCATGAAACTGCCATCTCCTTGGCCAAGGAGAATGAGGATTTGCGATCGCAGCTTAAGGTTCTTATTGAGGATAACAAGAGATTGGTTGATCTCTACGAGAATGCCGTTGCAGGTGGTGCCACCATTCATCCTGGAAATCTTTGTCAATCTGAGATTGGTGAAGAACAAGATAACAGCCTGTCCTGTTATACCGAACATAAAAATTCCAGCCATGACAACTTTTCATGTACTAAAGATGCCGAGAACCTGGAGCTCCAACTCCAAGAGATGCATGAAGAGAATGAGAAACTAATGGGTTTGTATGAGAAAGCCATGCAGGAAAGGGATGAGTTCAAAAgaatggttcatgaacttaacACATGCCACAATAAAGAAGAAATGCTGTTTCCCGAGAAGCAAATGGAActggatgaaaaaggatgttccGTGAAGAAAAGCGAGAAGAACATTGAGGTACATGCTGCATACACAGAATTGTCGAGAGAAGTGTTGCATCTGGTCAGAACAAAATTGAAGCAGGTGCAGCATAAGGTTGTTGCTACAGAAGAGGCTGTCCAATATTTTGAATTGCTTGAGAGTGCAACCAAAGTGATAGATGGGCTTTCAGCTGATGTTCATGTCATGCAGCAAGATGTTCAACTAAAACAACAATTTGTCATGGATCTGAAGCTTGTTTTGTTGCAGAtgcaagaaaggaaaactaTTGCTGATAATAAGTATTTGGCTCTAAAATCTGCACTCAATAGTTTCTCTTTGAAAGCTCATCAATGGGAAGAAAGAGAAGCCCAAGCTAGGGCAGGGGTTGATTCATACATTCGATCTCTGgagcaaaagaaagaagaactaAGATATCTTCAAGCGTGCAAGAATGAACTCTTTACTGCTTGCGCAGCGGCCCTGCAATCTGAATCTGATCTGAGAAATAAAGTTGATGGATTGAAGCAGAAACTGCGTGATGCAGAAGCTCGAAAGAAGGAGAATGAAAGGGTTCTATTTGCAATCGATAATGTTGCAGCACCCAAATCATCCTCCCTGAACTTTGTGAAAGCTTCTGAGCTTCTCAAGTCCGAGGAAGAGCGCACAAAACTATTAACTGAGATGAAGCAGTCACGTGAACAGCTTGTTACGGTACGGAAGGAGACTGCAGGTTTAATGTCAAAATCGGAAGCACTGGATGCCCAGATTGGAAGCCTTGAAGCAGGAATAAAGTCCTCTTCCATATCACTGCAGGAGGCTGAGCTGGAGTACCAGCAGGTTGTCCGGGAGATGAAGATGTTCTCAGAGATGGTCGAGGATGGTAGGGCTGAATTTGGAAGCTTGTTTATCGACTTTCAAGACTGCATATTCCAAGTGGACTTGAAAGAGGAAGAGATCAGAATGTGCGAGGAGTATGTGCAGCAGGGGATGAGAAGCTTGGACGAGCTACATGCCAAACTAAATTTGGCAATGCAAAGGTTGAATCAGCTTTGTTTTGCATGA